In the Clostridium gelidum genome, TATGATCACAGGCGACAATGGAATAACAGCAAGTTCAATTGCAAAGCAAATAGGGATGATTCATAGTAATAAAATTATAACTGGCGATGAACTTAATTTAATGAATGATGAAGAATTAAGAGAAAAAGTTAAAGATGTTAGCGTGTTTTCAAGAGTTGTACCAGAGCATAAAATGCGTATTGTTAAAGCATTTAAAGAGAATGGTGAAATAGTTGCTATGACTGGAGATGGAGTTAATGATGCTCCAGCACTTAAATTTGCAGACATTGGTATAGCCATGGGCAAAAGAGGGTCAGAAGTTTCTAGAGAAGCAGCAGATTTAATTTTATTAGATGATAATTTTTCAACTATAATAGATACAGTTAAGGATGGAAGGCGAATATATGATAACATTAGAAAAGCTGTTGGATATGTTTTTACAATTCATATTCCTATAGCATTTGCTTCATTACTTGCACCACTTCTAGGAATAAATGCAGGAGCTTTATTGCTATTACCAGTTCATGTTGTTCTTTTAGAATTAATAATAGATCCAACATGCTCTATTGTGCTAGAACGCCAAGCAGCTGAAAGAGATATTATGAAACGCAAACCACGCAATTCAAAGGAAAATATAATAACATCAAAGAGTCTTATGAAAAGTATAATTCAAGGGATTATTATTTTTATAGCTTCTTTTGGAACTTATTATTTATATTTAGATAATAATATAAATAATGCCACAGTAGCTCGCAGCATGGGACTCGTAATAATTTTTATCTCCAACATAATACTTGTACAAGTTAACAGCTCAGATACTGATTTGGCTTATAAATCATTTATGATAAATATAAAAGATCGTGTAATGTGGATGGTGAATATAGGAACTATACTTGGAATACTTTTAATAGTGTATACTCCTATATCAAGCTTCTTAAAATTAACAGCACTATCCTTTAATCAATTACTCATAGCTATTGGAATTTCAATAATTGCGGTTATGTGGTATGAGATTGTAAAGATAATTAAGCAATAAAATATTGATATTACATTAGGCACAATCAAAAAAATAACAAGTCCATTTGCCAGTCTATTTTCCATCATGCTGCGTCGGCAAATTGACCTAATAGGCCCACTATGAGGGCAATTCGTCTCCTTGCCTGATGAAAAATATTCGTGGCAACTTTGGACTTGTTATTTATTTTCATGTGCCTTATTGACTATCAATGTCTATTTTCATAGTGAGTGTTTTAAATAAATGTTGTTAATATATTTAGAACTTGTATTATATAGCAAGTTCTAAATGAATTAGTATATATTAAAAAGAAAATGTTGTTATGAGAGTGTACGAACTCATAACAACATTTCTTTAAAACACCCTGTATGGAATTAAAAACAGTATATGAGGGTAATCAAACAGAATAGATTTCTATAAAGCTAATTTTAGTATTTTTAGAGCATCTTTTTCTCTTATTGGAAGGAAGCCTCCAACATGATCTTTATGATGAACTAATTTTTTTGACATTTCATCTATTCTATCTTCTGGTAATTTAGCGTCTTTAAAACGTATTGGTAATTCCATGGCTTTAAAGAATTCTTCTAATTTTTCTATTGCATGTAAAGCAGTTTCTTCTGGATTATTTAAGTTTATATCTAGATTAAATACTCTATTACCAAATTGAGCAAATCTATTTATGTTGTTTTTATAGACATACTTCATCCAAGCCGGGAATATTATTGAAAGTCCAGCACCATGAGCTATATCATATATACCACTAAGTTCATGTTCAATATCATGACTAGCCCAATCTCCATCTCTACCCATATTTAATGAATCATTATGAGCAACTGTACCAGCAAGCATTATTTCAGCTCTTGCATCATAGTCATTTGGATTTTTCATAAGACGTAGACCATTATCAATTATTGTTTTCATTGTAGCTTCACATAATCTATCTGTTAAATCAACATTAGTTTGATTTGTGAAATATCTCTCCATAACATGAGCTAACATATCAGCAACGCCACAAGAAGTTTGGTATTTAGGTAATGTAAATGTTAATTCTGGATTTAATATTGAAAATTGAGGTCTTAAAGTAGGATAACCTAATGCTCTCTTATATAAGCCGTCTTCATTAGTAATAACAGAACCACTACTTGTTTCACTACCAGCAGCAGGAATTGTTAGTACAGTAGCTAATTTTAGACATTCATGATTTATAGGGGTTCCTGTATATAAGTCCCAAACATCACCAGCATAATTTACTCCAGCAGCTATTGCTTTAGAAGAATCTATAACACTACCACCACCAACAGCTAAAATGAAATCAATATTTTCTTTTCTGCAAATATCAATTCCTTCTCTCACCAAAGAAACTCTAGGATTAGGTTTAACTCCGGAGAGCTCAATAAATTCAACACCCGAATCTTTAAGTGATTTTGTAATTTTATTATATAAACCAGTTTTAATTATTGAACCACCAC is a window encoding:
- a CDS encoding iron-containing alcohol dehydrogenase yields the protein MNNFIFQNSTKLIFGKNTEDSVGSEIKNYSNKILLHYGGGSIIKTGLYNKITKSLKDSGVEFIELSGVKPNPRVSLVREGIDICRKENIDFILAVGGGSVIDSSKAIAAGVNYAGDVWDLYTGTPINHECLKLATVLTIPAAGSETSSGSVITNEDGLYKRALGYPTLRPQFSILNPELTFTLPKYQTSCGVADMLAHVMERYFTNQTNVDLTDRLCEATMKTIIDNGLRLMKNPNDYDARAEIMLAGTVAHNDSLNMGRDGDWASHDIEHELSGIYDIAHGAGLSIIFPAWMKYVYKNNINRFAQFGNRVFNLDINLNNPEETALHAIEKLEEFFKAMELPIRFKDAKLPEDRIDEMSKKLVHHKDHVGGFLPIREKDALKILKLAL